The following proteins are co-located in the Pseudarthrobacter siccitolerans genome:
- a CDS encoding cytochrome b/b6 domain-containing protein yields MSTPTKKPGTAAGKRSRLYWGVPAVLVALVLVVLIAKWLVGLPAVASFVADNPGHSELPAGSPEGFPAWLAWQHFLNAFFLLLIIRTGWQVRTTTRPSGHWTRNNKGLIKTKTAPTKISLELWFHLTLDALWILNGLVFAVLLFATGQWMRIVPTSWDVIPNALSAALQYASLDWPTENGWINYNALQLLTYFITVFIAAPLACITGLRMSSAWPKKAASLNKAYPIELARAIHFPVMIYFVAFIVVHVFLVLATGALRNLNHMYGVRDDDGWFGFWVFLASVVVMAAAWFLARPIFLRPIASLMGKVSR; encoded by the coding sequence ATGTCCACACCCACGAAGAAGCCCGGCACTGCCGCGGGCAAGCGGTCCCGTCTCTATTGGGGTGTGCCCGCCGTCCTCGTGGCGCTGGTCCTGGTGGTGCTGATCGCCAAGTGGCTGGTGGGGCTTCCCGCCGTCGCTTCCTTCGTCGCGGATAATCCGGGCCATTCTGAGCTTCCGGCTGGGTCACCGGAAGGGTTCCCGGCCTGGTTGGCCTGGCAGCACTTCCTGAATGCATTCTTCCTGCTGCTCATCATCCGGACCGGCTGGCAGGTGCGCACCACCACCCGCCCCAGCGGCCACTGGACCCGGAACAACAAGGGACTGATTAAAACCAAAACCGCGCCCACCAAGATCAGCCTCGAGCTCTGGTTCCACCTCACGCTGGACGCGCTGTGGATCCTCAACGGTTTGGTGTTCGCCGTCCTGCTGTTCGCCACGGGGCAGTGGATGCGGATCGTCCCCACCAGCTGGGACGTTATCCCGAATGCGCTCTCGGCCGCCCTCCAGTACGCGTCACTGGACTGGCCCACGGAGAACGGCTGGATTAACTACAACGCCCTCCAGCTCCTCACGTACTTCATCACGGTTTTCATCGCGGCGCCGCTGGCTTGCATCACCGGCCTGCGCATGTCCTCCGCCTGGCCCAAAAAGGCGGCCAGCCTCAACAAGGCCTATCCGATTGAACTGGCCCGCGCCATCCACTTCCCGGTGATGATCTACTTTGTGGCCTTTATTGTGGTGCACGTCTTCCTGGTGCTTGCCACCGGTGCCCTGCGCAACCTCAACCACATGTACGGCGTACGGGACGACGACGGCTGGTTCGGCTTCTGGGTGTTCCTCGCCTCCGTAGTGGTCATGGCAGCCGCATGGTTCCTGGCCCGCCCCATCTTCCTGCGGCCGATTGCGTCCCTGATGGGCAAGGTCAGCCGCTAA
- a CDS encoding UPF0182 family membrane protein — protein MSTGKPPSRRGALTPTLIVVALVVVGFIFFANVWTDVLWYRQLGFIEVFVTENLARIGIFAGGFALMFLAVFFAIRIAYQSRPVYAPDSEIRDNLNRYQAQLEPVRRVVMVGLPVLFGLFAGSAAASQWQKVLLFFNQEPFGEQDPQFHLDISFYLMTLPFLGFITGFLISVVVIAGIAGILTHYLYGSIRLMERGVFTSRAAQIHIAVTGAAFLVLLGINFWLDRYSAVQSNGGRWAGALYTDVNAVIPTKAILAVAAALVAILFIVAAVIGRWRLPVIGTAMLVITSILAGGVYPWVIQQFQVRPSEETLEKEFIQRNIDNTRKAYGLDAIQVNRYDATNTASTGALAPDAQTTANIRLLDPNLISDAFSQLEQYRPYYQFPEALNVDRYEVDGKIQDTVIAVRELNPTNVVTNQQGWLNQHVVYTHGYGVVAAKGNKFTVDGKPDFLQSGIPSTGVLGNDSTYQPRIYFGESSPEYSIVGAPDGAPAREQDRPSGREGEGETQYTFEGNGGPNVGTFFNRVLYSIKFQSSDLLLSDGVNPESQILYDRSPRERVEKVAPYLTVDGNAYPAVVDGRVKWIVDGYTTSQYYPYSQQEQLSNATADTQTTSGRAVALPNSTVNYIRNSVKATVDAYDGSVTLYAWDDQDPLLKSWQKVFPSSLKPFSEMSGDVMSHVRYPEDLFKVQRQLLGQYHVTDPSSFYKTNDAWSVPADPTVDTDVKQPPFYMSLQMPDQERPAFQLTSSYIPQIVNGNARNVLYGFLAADSDAGNQAGVKADSYGKLRLLQIPPEIQVPGPGQAQNKFNSDPTVSQALNLLRQGASDVLNGNLLTLPVGGGILYVQPVYLKSTGETSYPTLQRVLVAFGDKVGFAPTLDEALKQLFGGDSGAAAGDSDNNGQTPAQPGAPSTPAGADAKAELKAALDEANAAIKAGQAALAGGDFAAYGEAQKRLSAALDKAVQAEAKIPVAAPEATPAPASSATTEATPSPSPSS, from the coding sequence ATGTCCACAGGTAAACCCCCTTCAAGGCGCGGCGCGCTGACGCCCACCCTGATCGTTGTTGCCCTGGTGGTTGTGGGCTTCATCTTCTTCGCTAACGTCTGGACCGATGTCCTCTGGTACCGCCAGCTCGGCTTCATCGAAGTGTTCGTCACCGAGAACCTGGCCAGGATCGGAATCTTCGCCGGCGGATTCGCCCTGATGTTCCTGGCGGTCTTCTTCGCCATCCGCATCGCATACCAGTCCCGTCCGGTGTACGCGCCGGACTCTGAGATCCGGGACAACCTCAACCGTTACCAGGCACAGCTGGAACCCGTCCGCCGCGTGGTGATGGTGGGCCTGCCGGTCCTCTTCGGACTCTTCGCCGGCAGCGCCGCCGCCAGCCAGTGGCAGAAGGTCCTCCTCTTCTTCAACCAGGAGCCCTTCGGCGAACAGGACCCGCAATTCCACCTGGACATCAGCTTCTACCTGATGACCCTGCCGTTCCTCGGTTTCATCACCGGGTTCCTGATCAGCGTGGTGGTCATTGCCGGAATCGCCGGAATCCTCACCCATTACCTCTACGGCAGCATCAGGCTGATGGAGCGGGGCGTCTTCACCAGCCGTGCCGCCCAGATCCACATCGCCGTCACGGGCGCTGCCTTCCTGGTTCTCCTGGGCATCAACTTCTGGCTTGACCGATACTCTGCGGTGCAAAGTAACGGCGGCCGCTGGGCCGGAGCGCTCTACACCGACGTCAACGCCGTCATCCCTACCAAGGCCATCCTGGCCGTGGCAGCCGCGCTGGTTGCCATCCTGTTCATCGTGGCGGCGGTCATCGGCCGCTGGCGCCTGCCGGTCATCGGAACCGCGATGCTGGTCATCACGTCCATCCTGGCGGGCGGTGTCTACCCCTGGGTGATCCAGCAGTTCCAGGTGCGCCCGTCGGAAGAGACGCTGGAAAAGGAATTCATCCAGCGCAACATCGACAACACGCGCAAAGCCTATGGACTCGATGCCATCCAGGTGAACCGCTATGACGCCACCAACACCGCCAGCACCGGTGCCCTCGCCCCGGACGCCCAGACCACGGCAAACATCCGCCTGCTGGATCCCAACCTGATCTCGGACGCGTTCTCGCAGCTGGAACAGTACCGGCCGTATTACCAGTTCCCGGAAGCCCTTAACGTGGACCGCTACGAAGTGGACGGCAAGATCCAGGACACCGTGATCGCTGTCCGTGAGCTGAATCCCACCAACGTGGTCACCAACCAGCAGGGCTGGCTGAACCAACATGTGGTGTACACCCACGGTTACGGTGTGGTGGCAGCCAAGGGCAACAAGTTCACGGTGGACGGAAAGCCGGACTTCCTGCAGTCGGGCATTCCGTCAACGGGCGTGCTGGGCAATGATTCGACGTACCAGCCGCGCATCTACTTCGGCGAGTCCTCGCCGGAGTACTCCATCGTGGGCGCACCGGATGGTGCCCCTGCCCGCGAGCAGGACAGGCCCTCCGGCCGCGAAGGCGAGGGGGAGACCCAGTACACCTTCGAAGGCAACGGCGGACCCAACGTTGGAACTTTCTTCAACCGGGTGCTGTACTCCATTAAGTTCCAGTCCTCGGACCTGCTGCTCTCTGACGGCGTCAACCCGGAGTCCCAGATCCTGTACGACCGCAGCCCCCGTGAGCGCGTGGAGAAGGTTGCCCCCTACCTGACAGTGGACGGCAACGCCTACCCGGCCGTGGTGGACGGGCGCGTGAAGTGGATCGTGGACGGCTACACCACCAGCCAGTACTACCCCTACTCACAGCAGGAACAGCTTTCCAACGCCACCGCGGACACCCAGACCACCTCGGGACGCGCCGTGGCCCTGCCCAACAGCACGGTCAACTACATCCGGAACTCGGTCAAAGCCACGGTGGATGCCTACGACGGTTCGGTCACCCTGTACGCCTGGGATGACCAGGACCCGCTGCTGAAGTCCTGGCAGAAGGTGTTCCCCTCATCGCTGAAGCCGTTCTCGGAAATGTCCGGCGACGTTATGAGCCACGTCCGGTACCCCGAGGACCTGTTCAAAGTCCAGCGCCAGCTCCTCGGCCAATACCACGTCACGGACCCCTCCAGCTTCTACAAGACCAATGATGCCTGGAGCGTGCCGGCGGATCCCACCGTGGACACGGACGTTAAGCAGCCGCCGTTCTACATGTCGCTGCAGATGCCGGACCAGGAGCGGCCTGCCTTCCAGCTGACGTCCTCGTACATACCGCAGATCGTCAACGGAAACGCCCGCAACGTCCTTTACGGGTTCCTGGCTGCAGACTCGGACGCCGGCAACCAGGCGGGCGTCAAAGCCGACAGTTACGGCAAGCTGAGGCTGCTGCAGATCCCGCCGGAGATCCAGGTCCCCGGACCCGGCCAGGCACAGAATAAGTTCAACTCTGATCCCACCGTGTCCCAGGCCCTCAACCTGCTCCGCCAGGGCGCCTCTGACGTGCTCAACGGCAACTTGCTGACGCTTCCTGTCGGCGGCGGCATCCTCTACGTCCAGCCGGTCTACTTGAAGTCCACCGGTGAGACGTCCTACCCCACCTTGCAGCGCGTCCTGGTGGCCTTCGGGGACAAGGTAGGTTTTGCCCCAACCCTGGACGAGGCCCTGAAACAGCTCTTCGGCGGAGATTCCGGCGCCGCAGCCGGCGACTCGGACAACAATGGCCAGACGCCTGCTCAGCCGGGTGCACCTTCCACCCCGGCAGGAGCGGACGCCAAAGCTGAACTGAAGGCGGCCCTGGACGAGGCCAACGCCGCGATCAAGGCCGGCCAGGCAGCACTGGCCGGCGGCGATTTCGCCGCCTACGGCGAGGCGCAGAAGCGGCTTTCGGCAGCTCTGGATAAGGCGGTTCAAGCGGAGGCGAAGATCCCGGTGGCGGCTCCCGAGGCCACCCCGGCTCCGGCGTCCTCGGCAACCACCGAGGCCACGCCTTCGCCCTCGCCGAGCAGCTGA
- a CDS encoding cryptochrome/photolyase family protein: protein MASFDATSLVWLRDDLRLDDNPALSEAAALGLPLTVVYVLDEESAGVRPLGGATRWWLHHSLSVLGASLEANGSRLLLRRGPAADVIKGLATETAAKHLFWNRRYALPEWTLDAVVKEWAGNNDVQASSYQANLLFEPWTVRTGAGGPYKVYTPFWRACLAGADVRDPLEPPRQLPPPATATGGGLPAGEDLESWNLLPHSPDWSGGLAQTWEPGEEGARHRLDDFLDGPADEYGTGRNVPGVEGTSRLSPHLRFGEISPFRVWREIRRHFPHQVPADVGIFRSELGWREFCWNLLYTNPELATRNYRPEFDRFEWQSLNRNELRAWQQGRTGYPFVDAGMRQLWQTGWMHNRVRMAAASFLVKNLLADWRIGEEWFWDTLVDADAASNPANWQWVAGSGADASPYYRIFNPVTQSRKFDSAGRYLRRFVPELADLDAKAIHEPWKAGDVPGYPVPLVGLPESRERALEAYARLKD, encoded by the coding sequence ATGGCTTCCTTCGACGCAACATCCCTCGTCTGGCTGCGCGATGACCTTCGTCTGGACGACAACCCGGCGCTGTCTGAAGCGGCAGCGCTCGGCCTGCCGCTGACCGTCGTCTATGTTCTGGACGAGGAGTCTGCCGGCGTCCGGCCGCTCGGCGGAGCAACCCGATGGTGGCTGCATCATTCCCTTTCCGTGCTCGGAGCATCTCTGGAAGCGAACGGCTCACGCCTGCTCCTTCGCCGCGGACCGGCCGCGGATGTCATCAAGGGCCTCGCCACCGAAACCGCCGCGAAGCATCTGTTCTGGAACCGGCGTTACGCGCTGCCGGAGTGGACGTTGGATGCCGTAGTCAAGGAATGGGCCGGCAACAATGACGTCCAGGCTTCGAGCTATCAGGCAAATCTGCTGTTTGAACCGTGGACGGTCCGTACCGGGGCCGGCGGCCCCTACAAGGTCTATACGCCCTTCTGGCGGGCGTGCCTGGCCGGGGCTGATGTGCGCGACCCGCTGGAACCGCCCCGGCAGCTGCCACCGCCCGCCACTGCGACGGGAGGAGGGCTGCCAGCAGGCGAAGACCTGGAGAGCTGGAACCTCCTTCCGCACTCCCCCGACTGGAGCGGCGGCCTGGCTCAAACGTGGGAGCCGGGTGAGGAAGGCGCCAGGCACCGCCTCGATGACTTCCTGGACGGCCCCGCCGACGAGTACGGAACCGGCCGCAACGTGCCGGGGGTGGAAGGAACCAGCCGCCTGTCGCCGCACCTGCGCTTCGGCGAGATCAGTCCCTTCCGGGTGTGGCGGGAGATCCGCCGGCACTTCCCGCACCAGGTACCGGCCGACGTCGGGATCTTCCGGTCTGAGCTTGGCTGGCGGGAATTCTGCTGGAACCTGCTGTATACCAACCCGGAACTGGCCACCCGGAACTACCGGCCCGAGTTCGACCGGTTCGAGTGGCAGTCGCTCAACCGGAACGAGCTAAGGGCCTGGCAGCAGGGCCGCACGGGGTACCCGTTTGTCGACGCCGGCATGCGGCAGCTGTGGCAGACAGGCTGGATGCACAACCGGGTGCGCATGGCGGCGGCGTCCTTCCTGGTCAAGAATCTCCTGGCGGACTGGCGCATCGGCGAGGAGTGGTTCTGGGACACCCTCGTTGACGCGGATGCCGCCAGCAACCCGGCCAACTGGCAGTGGGTGGCGGGATCCGGAGCGGACGCCTCCCCCTACTACCGGATCTTCAACCCGGTGACGCAGAGCAGGAAGTTCGATTCAGCCGGCCGGTACCTGCGCAGGTTTGTTCCGGAACTCGCGGACCTCGACGCGAAGGCTATCCACGAACCGTGGAAAGCGGGGGACGTGCCCGGCTACCCGGTTCCGCTGGTGGGGTTGCCCGAGTCCCGCGAGCGGGCGCTCGAGGCCTACGCCAGGCTCAAGGACTGA
- a CDS encoding PspA/IM30 family protein: MVKQSIFGRIAQLAKANINTLLDNAEDPQKMLDQMVRDYTNNIAEAESAVAQTIGNLRMLEDDYNEDVKNSRDWGNKALAASRKADEYRGSGNVSDAEKFDNLAKVALQRQISAENEAKGAEPAITSQREVVDKLKTGLDQMKGKLNQLTSKRNELVARSKTAAAQSQVHDAIKSIDIMDPTSEVGRFEEKIRREEAKVRGQQELTESSLDAQFNQLEDLGEQVEIEARLAALKSGGTAKPAIGAGGNAGAESTVNEADFDKL; the protein is encoded by the coding sequence ATGGTTAAACAGTCCATTTTCGGCCGTATCGCACAGCTGGCAAAGGCGAACATCAACACCCTGCTGGACAACGCTGAGGATCCGCAGAAGATGCTGGACCAGATGGTCCGGGATTACACCAACAACATTGCCGAAGCGGAGTCCGCCGTTGCGCAGACCATCGGCAACCTCCGGATGCTCGAGGACGACTACAACGAGGACGTCAAGAACTCCCGTGACTGGGGCAATAAGGCCCTTGCCGCGTCACGCAAGGCCGACGAGTACCGCGGAAGCGGCAACGTTTCGGACGCCGAGAAGTTCGACAACCTGGCCAAGGTGGCCCTGCAGCGCCAGATTTCGGCCGAGAATGAGGCCAAGGGGGCAGAACCGGCCATCACGTCCCAGCGTGAAGTGGTGGACAAGCTGAAGACCGGCCTGGACCAGATGAAGGGCAAGCTGAACCAGCTGACCAGCAAGCGCAACGAGTTGGTCGCCCGCTCCAAGACCGCTGCAGCACAGTCCCAGGTCCACGATGCCATCAAGAGCATCGACATCATGGATCCCACCAGCGAGGTGGGGCGCTTCGAGGAAAAGATCCGCCGCGAGGAGGCCAAGGTCCGCGGGCAGCAGGAACTCACCGAGTCCAGCCTGGACGCGCAGTTCAACCAGCTGGAGGACCTCGGCGAGCAGGTGGAGATCGAGGCACGCCTCGCGGCACTGAAATCGGGCGGCACCGCAAAGCCTGCGATCGGCGCAGGCGGCAATGCAGGCGCTGAATCAACTGTGAACGAAGCCGATTTCGACAAGCTCTGA